The following are from one region of the Longimicrobium sp. genome:
- a CDS encoding glycosyltransferase family 2 protein, whose protein sequence is MRELAKLVQVGFPTHNRWDEVRNTLERLADAGLGDLRVLIVDDGSDQPCPFEPASICPRAELRRHGEARGMVVRRNEIARAMDARYYLGLDDDSFPVSGSLEDAVHFAEGRDDLLSLAFPIFNPRLGTPQVPSVAAGPYDVRAFIGCGHLMRRDRFLGLGGFSPVFAYFFEEWELAARGFVQGLRCVHYPGLQVHHRASNAWRDWNRMDFYGARNAVLWNDWYVPPGRRGVKQTRALAARLMLAARTGRTASLRGFAAGMRERAAHRAHRRPMTAEQYTEWVGMPFS, encoded by the coding sequence GTGAGGGAGCTCGCCAAGCTCGTGCAGGTGGGGTTTCCCACCCACAACCGGTGGGACGAGGTGCGCAACACGCTGGAGCGGCTGGCCGATGCCGGGCTCGGCGACCTGCGCGTGCTGATCGTGGACGACGGCTCCGACCAGCCGTGCCCCTTCGAGCCGGCGTCCATCTGCCCGCGGGCGGAGCTGCGGCGGCACGGCGAGGCGCGGGGGATGGTGGTGCGGCGCAACGAGATCGCCCGCGCGATGGATGCCCGCTACTACCTGGGGCTCGACGACGACTCGTTTCCCGTGTCGGGGTCGCTGGAAGACGCGGTGCACTTCGCCGAGGGGCGCGACGACCTCCTGTCGCTGGCGTTCCCCATCTTCAACCCGCGGCTGGGCACCCCGCAGGTGCCGTCGGTGGCCGCCGGGCCCTACGACGTGCGCGCCTTCATCGGGTGCGGGCACCTGATGCGGCGCGACCGCTTCCTGGGGCTGGGCGGCTTTTCGCCGGTGTTCGCCTACTTCTTCGAGGAATGGGAGCTGGCGGCGCGCGGGTTCGTGCAGGGGCTGCGCTGCGTGCACTACCCGGGGCTGCAGGTTCACCACCGCGCCTCGAACGCGTGGCGCGACTGGAACCGGATGGACTTCTACGGCGCCCGCAACGCCGTGTTGTGGAACGACTGGTACGTTCCCCCCGGGCGGCGGGGCGTCAAGCAGACGCGTGCCCTGGCGGCGCGGCTGATGCTGGCGGCGCGCACCGGGCGCACGGCTTCGCTGCGCGGGTTCGCGGCGGGAATGCGCGAGCGGGCCGCCCACCGGGCGCACCGAAGGCCCATGACGGCGGAGCAGTACACGGAGTGGGTGGGCATGCCGTTCAGCTGA